A segment of the Candidatus Omnitrophota bacterium genome:
AGACGCTGCAGCGAGCCTTCACGCGGGAGCGCAGTCTGGCGTTTCTTCCGGCGACCATCGTCACGCGCGTCGCCAAAGAGGCCGCGCTTCGATTGGAAGAGGAGCAATGGAAGTGGCCGGGGCTGCTGGTCAGGGCGGAATCGGTTCGGCATTACCCGCTTGGGATGAGCGCAGCCCCCCTCCTCGGCTATCTGAACCAGCCCACGGCCGAAGAGATGCCGCTCTTGAAGCAGTACGGGGTTAGACCTCAGGAGCTCATCGGCCGGCAAGGGCTGGAGCAGGCGTTGGATCATGCGCTGCGCGGCCGGCCGGGCGGCCGGCTGGTGGAGGTGAATCATCGGGCCCGATCGGTGCGCGATATCGGCCGGCGGGAGCCTCAGCCGGGTGCCACCGTGGTCTTGAGCCTTGATGCGCCGCTGCAATCGCTGATCGAAACGTCATTCGGAACGCAGCCTGGAGCCGCGGTGGTGCTAGATCCCGAGAACGGGGCGGTGCTGGCCATGGTCAGCATGCCGTCATTTGCTCCGGAAGCGTTTGCGGCGTCTGAACAGACGCTGGTCAATCAGTACCAGACTGATCCTCAATCGCCGCTCATGAACCGCGCAACACTCGGCGTCTACCAGCCGGGATCCACGGTGAAGCTCATCACGGGGAGCGCGGCCCTTGAGCAGCATGTCGCCACACCATCAGCTTCGGTGGCTTGTCCAGGCTTTATGAACATCGGCAAGAGCACCATTCATTGCTGGAATCGCGACGGCCACGGCCCGATGAATCTTCGCGAGGCGCTCATGCAGTCGTGCAATGTGTATTTCATACACATGGGCAGAAACGTCGGCCTCTCCTCGCTGCGCTCGGCCATGGAGCAGATCGGATTGTCGCGGCGAACCGGCTGGCCCCTCGATGAGCAAGCCGGACATCTTCCAACTCGGCGATTGACCGAAGGCGAAGTGGCACAGCTCTCCATCGGGCAGGGGCCGATTCTTGTCACACCGCTGCAGGCCGCCGTGATGGCCTCGGCGTTCGCGACCAAGGGGGGAATGGTCGAGCCGTGGGTGGTCAAGACCATTGCCAATCGACCGGTGCCGCATCGAGGCGTCGTCCGCCGTCTGCCCTGGTCCGCCGCGACCTTTGAGGCCATCCGCGAGGGCATGCGGCTTGTGGTGGCCGATGCGCAAGGCACCGGGCACCGGGCGTTCAGCCCGAAGGTCAGCATTGCGGGGAAGACCGGGACGGCGCAGACGCATGTGCCGGGGCGCGCTCATGGGTGGTTCGTCGGCTTTTGCCCGATCGAGCAGCCGCGCGCGGCATTCGCGATCGTGACGGAGCACGGAGGCTCCGGCAGCGAGTTGCCGTCGGACATCGCCCGCGCGGTGTGCGAATACGTCGCCGTGATGGACGAACGCAGATGACCGCAGATCTGATCCGCGGAACTCCGCGGATGCATACGTTAGGGATTGGGGATCGGTGGCTGCTGGCCGCGGCCTTAGGGCTGGTCGCCGCCGGCGGCGTGGCGATGGCGAGTGCTTCCTCAACCGTGAATCCCGTACTCGCCTCCCGGCACGCCATGTGGGTGGCCATCGGGATGAGCGCCTCGCTGCTCATCGGGAAGGCGTCGTATCAACGCTGGCTGGATCTCGGATGGGTGGTCTATGGCGCGAGTATCGCCGCCTTGCTGGTGGTGCTGGTGGCAGGGGCGGTGCGGCTTGGAGCGGCGCGCTGGTTGTCGGTGTTCGGGTTCAGCCTCCAGCCCTCCGAGTTTGCGAAGATCTCGACGATCTGGGTCCTCGCGCGCTACCTCTCCGGCGAGCCTGCCCCGCTGGCCCCTCGCGCCGTGCTGGCGTCGCTGGCGATCGCCGGATGTCCCGCCCTTCTCGTGTTCCTCCAGCCGGATTTCGGCTCAGCCACCATCTTTGCGGTGGTGTGGATCGGGATGCTTTGGGCCGCCGGGGTCTCCCGCCGCATGATGACCCTGCTGGCGGCCGGATCGGCGGCATGCCTGCCCATCGGCTGGCATCTGCTGAAGGACTATCAACGCGACCGGCTGATGGCGTTTCTTAACCCCGAAGCCGATCCCCTTGGGGCGGGGTACACGCTGATCCAGTCGACAATCGCCATCGGGGCCGGGCAATGGTTCGGCCGCGGATGGTTCG
Coding sequences within it:
- the mrdA gene encoding penicillin-binding protein 2 — encoded protein: MEQRLGFLHSLVVVACGLLALRLADLQVIRGRHYRQLADQNCLRLVPESAPRGLIVDRHARILAANQTVFHIAVIPQEATDLPALFSRVAAVTGRSRETLQRAFTRERSLAFLPATIVTRVAKEAALRLEEEQWKWPGLLVRAESVRHYPLGMSAAPLLGYLNQPTAEEMPLLKQYGVRPQELIGRQGLEQALDHALRGRPGGRLVEVNHRARSVRDIGRREPQPGATVVLSLDAPLQSLIETSFGTQPGAAVVLDPENGAVLAMVSMPSFAPEAFAASEQTLVNQYQTDPQSPLMNRATLGVYQPGSTVKLITGSAALEQHVATPSASVACPGFMNIGKSTIHCWNRDGHGPMNLREALMQSCNVYFIHMGRNVGLSSLRSAMEQIGLSRRTGWPLDEQAGHLPTRRLTEGEVAQLSIGQGPILVTPLQAAVMASAFATKGGMVEPWVVKTIANRPVPHRGVVRRLPWSAATFEAIREGMRLVVADAQGTGHRAFSPKVSIAGKTGTAQTHVPGRAHGWFVGFCPIEQPRAAFAIVTEHGGSGSELPSDIARAVCEYVAVMDERR
- the rodA gene encoding rod shape-determining protein RodA, with product MTADLIRGTPRMHTLGIGDRWLLAAALGLVAAGGVAMASASSTVNPVLASRHAMWVAIGMSASLLIGKASYQRWLDLGWVVYGASIAALLVVLVAGAVRLGAARWLSVFGFSLQPSEFAKISTIWVLARYLSGEPAPLAPRAVLASLAIAGCPALLVFLQPDFGSATIFAVVWIGMLWAAGVSRRMMTLLAAGSAACLPIGWHLLKDYQRDRLMAFLNPEADPLGAGYTLIQSTIAIGAGQWFGRGWFAGTQNQLSFLPERHSDFIFSVIGEEWGLVGCLTVVALFWLLVARMLRIARWTPEPQGRLMVAGVVCWIAYQAVVNMGMVMGLLPVVGVPLPFISYGGSSMVSLWIALGAVQSVAKGA